From the Hevea brasiliensis isolate MT/VB/25A 57/8 chromosome 13, ASM3005281v1, whole genome shotgun sequence genome, the window tcaatttatatcaaatataaattaattaattaatctctattaattaatttttcataattaaattcatatttaaacactttaaatataaatttaacttatactatacatccaataacctagatttggtttcaagccatgatagagactttgcaatctaattgcaaactaaacctatttaattaatcaattaaactctttaactaattaattaaatcacatttaacttggtgattacttgtgtatatgtgtgactcactaggctcatcactaattggcaatgagatatgatattaactcttaatatcatcagaactctttcttaccataaatgatttctctaaatcattttatgcaccctcatagaccatggttaacacctagcataacatgtcatggccaccaaattagtaataagaaatagcttaaatgaacctttaatcatatgttaccatgcactagaatctcttttttacaaaatcccaattcgagttggagtcatgatttatgttaaaacccatttgctatgaatattatgttctcttttaattccaattcttgattaaaaagattttctcatcagaaactcttttctgattaaatctatctgtctttgtcaggaacttgaaacatcaagaacaattaaatggacataggattttatgcactgatatgatttgttACCTATGTTAattcctatatataagataactgtgctatttcagatctaaagattatatgcactgatatgatttatgacaatgcattgacaagagtaaactttatgtgcttgtcataaatgttactggttcggcctacttatcatatataagtgcctatcatgtttgttatatggcatgagactctccatttcatcttatttatatctcatataaataccttgggaacaaacatgattacaatatttctgaATAActaatgtcctgtgtgaagtatccttgattgtgaaccaatttatgatactttgtgctagaaatactgtcactcatattcttaacaacttaagaatagaatttctaacaaaatatcaatgaactttttctattacacataaatatattatgtaaatagaaaagtaaaaatgcctttttattaataaaatatgtacaagatacatactaaatgatatgctctaggacatactactaacagagaTAAGAGATAGTTAGTTTCAAACTTTACTTCAATATAAGCCTCTTATGCGTCAAGATTGTGTTTTTGCAGGGGATTTTAACTGCATTACTTCTCCTCTTGAAAAAATTGGAGGCAATAATCATTCCCAACAAAGAATCAGAGCCTTCACTCAATTCATTGACTCCTGGGGATTGATTGATATTGGTTTTTCTGGGTTTCCTACTACATGGAATAACAGGCGAGATGGGTTAGCTAATATACAGGAAAGGTTTGGCAGATTTCTGGTTTCTCCTACTTGGTCACTCAAATATCCTTCAGCTGCTGTAACTTATCTTGATGATCAAGGCTCAGACCACCGTTCTATTCTAATGTCTATGACTCCTCCTCCTATGAAATCCAGGAAACAATTTCGTTTTGACAGTCGATGGCAACATAATCCTAAGGTAGAACAAATTATAGAAAATACTTGGCAAAGGGAGTCAAGGGGTTTGAATCTTCCTAGAGTTTTTTCAAAATTGAAAAACTGTCGATATGCTCTCTCTCATTGAAGTAAGACCCATCATGTTAATGCCAACCATTGCATTTCCAACCTCTAAACACAATTGCAATAAGTGAAAATTTCATCCCATGGACAAAATATGACAATGATCAAACAATTAGAACATGATCTTTTGTATGCAATCAGACGTGAGGAAGCCTTTTGGGCTCAAAAATCCATACAATCTTGGCTTCATTTGGGGGATTGTAATAGATCTTTTTTTCATGCTCAAGTTGTTCAACGACAAAGAAGGAATACTATCTTAAGAATTCTTGATTCTTCTAGAGTTTGGCGCACAGGACAACAAGAGGTTACTAAAGTAGCTATGGATTATTTTCGCCATATTTATACTACTAGTAACCCTCTTAGCACTGCTTCTCCTTTGGATTCTTTTCAACCTAGGATCACTCATGATATGAATGCCTCTCTTACAAGAGAAGTCACTCTAGATGAAATTTGAAAAGCAGTTTTTTCCATTCATCCATCCAAAGCTCCAGGGATAGATGGTTTCACAGCCTTTTTCTTTCAAAACTATTGGTCAGTGTTGCAAAATGACCTAGAAGTTGCTATTCAGGAATTTTTTCAGTATGGAAAGCTATTGAGAGGCTTTAATCACACAGTCATTTCTTTAATTCTTAAGGCTAGACATGTGCTATCTATGAAGGATCTACGTCCCATTAGTCTTTGTACAGTTTTTTACAAGATTATTTCCAAGATTTTGGTTCACAGACTTCAGCCTCTTATGGATAATATAATTGGGGAAGAGCAAAGTGCATTCATTCAAGGTAAACACATATCAGAAAATATCCTTATATGTCATGAACTCATGCATTCTCTTTCTAAGCAACAGGGTAAGGGCGCTGGTGGAATGGCAGTCAAACTGGATATTAGTAAGGCCTATGAATGTGTGAAATGGTCTTTTCTTCAGCAAATGCTTATTCGATTTGGTTTTCATCCTACCTGGATCTCTTGGGTAATGGAATGTGTGACTACGGTTTCCTACACTTTTCAAGTGAATGGTTTTTATACCAAGTTTATTCATCCGTCTCAAGGTATCAGACAAGGAGACCCTCTCTCTCCTTATCTTTTCCTTTTTTGTGCTGAAGGATTATCTCACATGATTAGAGAATCAAGTCTTTTGAGTCAATCAATTTCTCGACGAGGTCCTCGTATTACTCATCTACTATTTGCTGATGACTCCATTCTTTTTTCCAAAGCAACTACTCATGAAGCTGAATTGATTGACAATATTTTGAAGAATTATGCTGAACTTAGTGGCCAACTCATTAATTTTGACAAGTCTACCCTGATTTTTAGCAGAAATACTCATGGTGCTGTTAAATCCAATATAGCTGCCATCCTTAATATCAAAAATATCTCTGGTCATGATTGTTTTTTAGGCTTACTGTCCACTTTTCCTTGATCTAAAAAGGTTGCTTTTGCTTTAATTAAAGAGAGGATTCAACAAAAAACAGCTGGATGGAAAGAAAAATATTTATCACAAGGAGGAAAAGAAGTTCTTATCAAAGTAGTGACCCAAGCAATCTCGGTGTATGCAAGATATTAATCATTTGATAGCTAATTTCTGGTGGGGCCAACAAGCTCAGGAACGGAAAATGCACTGGATTTCTTGGCATTTGATGTGTACTCCTAAAAGTATGGGTGGTCTTCGTTTTAAAGATTTACAAGACTTCAACTAAGCATTATTGACTAAACAGGGTTGGCGTCTCATTTCTCAAGCCAACTCTTTGTTTGCTAGGGTCATTAAAGGTAAATACTACCCttacatttcctttttgaatGCGAATGTGAATGCAGATGCATCTTTTGGTTGGAGAAGCATATTATGGGGTAGGCAAGTGTTACAAAAGGGTATTAGATGGTGCATTAGGGATGGGAAATCTGTTCTTTGTAAGCAAGATGTTTGGATTCCTAAATCCTTCCTTAATCCACCCCAACTCACGTCTTCCACCAATCCATCCATCCATTGGGTTGTTGACTTAATGAAGCCCACTCAATGTTCTTGGAATATTCAAGCTTTGAAGGAAAATTTCCAACCACAGGAAGTTGCCAATATTCTGTCTATACCAATTTCTTTATTCAGAGAGGAAGACAAGTTAATCTGGCATTACAGTAAGCATGGTAATTACAATGTCAAGTCTGGGTATTATGTTGCTCAAAATCTTCATACTGATTTACCTAGACATTTGAGAGTGGGTCCAGGTCCAACCTCTATTACTATGATTGACAACTTTTGGAAAGATTTATGAAATATTCAATTGCCTActaaaatttctattttcttATGGAAGCTTTTTCATGAAAGACTCCTTTGTGGAGAATTATTACATCGCAGAATTTCAAATATTCCAGCAGAATGTAAAACTTGTGGAACTGTGGAATTTTTGCAACATATCTTTTTCCAATGTCCTAAAGCTCTGGAAGTATGGATCCATTCACCTTTGCGAGTACGATCTCTCTTGCTACATAGTAATCATTTAGCTGATTATTGGCTTGAGCTTTTTGATGTTATTCGACAACATGTTGATGCTAAAGCTTTATTACAACTTCTTGCTTACATTTTTGGTACATTTGGAAATGTCGTAATGCCTTGGTATTTGACAATGTGATTTGGCCCTTCCAAGATGTTCTTATGAAGCTTCCACCTCTTTGGAAGAATTTTGAATGTCCATATAGTCATCATCTCCCCCACAGCACCCTCTAGTCCACCGTCCATCCACTTGGACTTCACCTTCTTTTcctaaaatcaaaatcaactttgatGCTGCAGTTAATAAGCATCGTGGCTTTGGAGCTATCGCAGGTATTGCCCGCAACAATTTGGGTCATCCTATTGCTTGGTTTTGCAAAAGGATAATCGGCATTATTGACCCAATGGTTTTAGAGTCACTTGCTTGTCGTGAAGCTGCTCTTTTGGCTAAAAACAAATCCTTTCATCTTGTTTGCTTGGAAGGTGATACTCAGTTAGTAATCCAAGCTACTAAGGGAGACATTATTCAGAGTGATCTTCATGGTATCTTTAATGATATTACCCATTTATTTTCTGTACTctctaatattaattttaattgtgttcCTAGAGCTTATAATAGTGTTGCTCATAAtcttgctaagaaaatgcttcagGATGATTCTTTCGCCTGTAATCCTTTAGAGCAAACTAATTTTgctcttttctctttaaattaataGATATCTCATTTCTagttagcaaaaaaaaaaaaaatccctcttCATTATTTCTCTCTTATATTTCTTTATTTCTCTCTCCATATTTCTTTTCCTCTATGCTCACACTGTTTTCTCTCTCATTCTCTTTTTGTTTTCATCTGTTAATAAAAGCGGTACAAGTTATCTATATCAAAAAGtcaattagtttttttttaaatttttaagtaatcaaagaaaattattttctaatagagaaaatgtaaaaataatgtctaataaattaaaaattttaaaaaatataaatccaAATTTAGTTTTTACAtaataaaatttctatttttagctaatattatatattttttaaaatgcatggactaaataattaattttactaaaataaaatactaaataatagcgtttttaaaatataagaattagttaattaattttcttaaaatagagagactaaatCATAATTtgtgaataataaaaaatttaattgatggattaaatagtttaacaaaaattaaatataaaaactaaatattatattttttaaaatataaaaatcaaataataatttttctaaaaaaaaaaaaaatactcattAGCTCAATCGTCCCTCTCGCAACTGCCATGCTCTTCCTTCCACATTTTTAGCTTTTTTCTTTTGAAGAAAATTAGATACTCAAACCTGATATCATCAGTGATATTTTTTTAGTCATTAAATTAAGTCACCTTAAATCCTAatcgaattattttgaattggaaaagaaaaataaaataatcaaacTGCTTTATAAGAAGagggaaaaaaatttaaaaaaaaaacctagcAAGCTAATTACATGATACTATATTTGTTTGTACATGCAGAGAAACACCAAAAAAGAAGGTCATCTCCTTATCTACATATACTCTGTATATTACCAACCACCTcaacatatttatatttttcacTGCTTAATTTTGGTTTAATTTCTGGCTCAACTCACTAGGGCATATGAACACAGAATCCAGGCATACGCCACCTTTAGGATGCGTACAATCGATCTGCATCATCGaaaattttatctttatttgcgTGTGAGGTTTCTCTACTGTGAATTCACCTATATCGTAGTAAATCCAATTTCCTTGTTCATGCAAATAACATTCTGATGAAACTTGCTGGCCACTCGACGTTGATAGCTGAAATTGAACGGGTTTTATGTTCCATCCATGAACTTGATCGATATTACATATTCGTCGGCCAAATCTTTTTGAAGCTTTGCCTAATTGGAGTCTGAAGGAGAGAGTGTATGTGTCTGGTGGAAATTCAAACTCCATTTCTCCTACTACTTCAAACCACCAAATTTGTTGAAGATATGCAATTGTATTGAACCTATACAAGTCAAACAAATAATAAACTATCTACATTAGTTGATCAAGAAAACAAGCAACagattttgtatatatatatatatattaattattcaaATCTTCTGTGAATCTTGTGACCTTTCAACAAAAAGCAGGTTTTTTATTTGCATTTGCTTTTTCTTGCGCTTTGTGTTCAGCCAGACTACGAGTGACAATGAcaaccaaatatatatatatatatatatatatatatatatatatatatatatatatatatatatatataaatgaattgggTTTAGATGAATGAGAAGAATCATAAAAATGAAACCTTTAGAAATTAAAGATTCAAATCATTTTCAAAATGGATTTTCATTTAATGCTACCCAAACACCAAGCAAAGAAGCAATCAATTAAGATCCATTTTTGTATGATTGCTTATCCAAATGAGCAAAATAGGTGTCACTTTCCTTAGCTATAGCAAATTTATCGAAATCTGAAGCCAATAAGAAACATATACACAAGAAAATCTCtctcaatttttattatttaaataaaagaaaaataaaatatattattacctGGATTCCTCAGATGGAATATGATTCCAATATCTTCGATCATCTATCCCAGTAATTCTTAATGCCTTATACGAAACCGACAGACAAATCTTGCCGCTACTCTTATCCAGCCAAGCTTGCTGtacaaattatataaaaaaatacttATAATATGTTAAGCTAAATTTTAATCTATAATAAAAGATTTTCACATATTTGAAAAAGCTTGAATTTTCGATAAATGGATGAGAGAGTAGCGGCAATCAGAagtagctatatatatatatatatatatatacacacaccttGGTGCCACCATCGAAGCAATTAGCGTGACACAATCTCGCATAAATCTCTTTCTTGCTCAAACTCGCTGGACTTTCTtgtaaaattttctcaacaagaaACTTATAGTTTGAAGGCAACTTTGTCTCCCATACCAAATCGGCTAAAGAAGCGCCATGGAAGGTCCGGTTCAACCCGGCCAGTTTACATATCTCCGGTGGATCCAAGTACATAAGAATAGAAGAGACACAACTCTCCGGCACATCATCAAGACTGGGTCTTAGTAGAGAAGGATCTCCATTACTGGCCAAAGCAAAACCAGAGAAACCAGCTCCCATAAAGAAAACGAAAGATCCAAGATGAATATGGAATAAAAGAGAaggggaaaaaaaagaagaatccTAAATAAAGAAACTGCTTAAAGATAGAGGAGGAGGTGATAAATCCTAAGGGAAATAAGAGGAGGAGAGATTGAGGAAGGTGTCACCATTTTCTTCATGTAAGGAGGAATAATTGAAGACGAATACTGAGTCTTCAGGGTTTAAAGAGGAAGtgcatgtgaaaaaaaaaaaaaaaaaaagaagaagaagaagaagatgtaagCATAAAGTGCAATTGTAAAATCTGTTTCTTTTTAGAGGAAAATATTTAATAATCAAAGGGGAAGAGAATATATGACAGTGGCATGTGGAAAAAACAGTTTAttctataataaattatttattatagtgGTTTCAGAATCATTAATTTCTAAGACTGTTGTAATAGATAATTTGAAGTATCTCgacttctttattattattattatatatgacaGATTAAAGTCTTTGAGTTGATTATCCTCTCTATATTAACTAATAATTAAGTAGTAATATCCAAGATGCTACCTGATTAGATCAGTTGTTATGGAGTCTGCTTCTCCAGCCACTCCTTTCAGTAAGTCGCACATGATACCAACTTAATTAGAGCAAATTACATATAGATTAATCCACGCCCGTTTACCTTTTGACGTGGTTTAAAATAGTTGGCTCTGGTTTTAGCATTTAATTACCACTTATTTTAGCtaattaattatgtaaaattTCAGATAAATTCTGGCCTAAATTATCGTAATAAAGTAAAACAGTTATTTTGCAATAATGTTTAAGCaacacataaattaaattaaaactaatGACTTGTTGACCAGCTATTTAATTAGTGCATAAGTAAGCCTTAAGAAATGATGCGGTTTGCTAAAGACAGTGACCAGTTGGTCCTCATGATGAAAGGGCCAACAGCCATGGATATAAACAAATCGATAAAGCAACAAATGGAATCATCATAAAGATTAAGGCAAAACAgggaattaattaatgaaaagaaATTTCAGTCTTATCTCTTGAAACTGAAACAAATTATATCATCCACTAATTCACATGAATGATGTTTGCCAAGTACCATTACACCCTGGAAACCCAACTTAGACGTGTTGCCGACTCAGCACTGCCACTGTCCATATATTCGTTTCATATCCATCTACAACGCCTAGTGTTTCATATGCATCTTCAACACGTGTGAGAGATGATCTGAAcactaaatgaaattatttaaaagggattttttttatttaattataattatatttgaaattttagtattattaaattaaaatttattgataaagaaatgaaataattatACACAATTTAATTTGagcataatttaaaacataaaaatatattaaatatttatcatTAAAAAGTTTATTCTTTTATATCCAGACCAATGAACtttcaaataataaaattatttttaaaattatataaaaaaaaattacttgctGGAAAAGTATGGGCAAAAATATTTGCTTGCAGTTGCATTTTTTGTTCTAAACCGACAATTTCATGTAtgcataaaaaggaaaaaaaaaaaaggg encodes:
- the LOC110658414 gene encoding uncharacterized protein LOC110658414, with the translated sequence MHICCWNCQGIRSPLTLPNLRNIIRDSNPGDFNCITSPLEKIGGNNHSQQRIRAFTQFIDSWGLIDIGFSGFPTTWNNRRDGLANIQERFGRFLVSPTWSLKYPSAAVTYLDDQGSDHRSILMSMTPPPMKSRKQFRFDSRWQHNPKVEQIIENTWQRESRGLNLPRVFSKLKNCRYALSH
- the LOC110658413 gene encoding F-box protein PP2-A11 — its product is MGAGFSGFALASNGDPSLLRPSLDDVPESCVSSILMYLDPPEICKLAGLNRTFHGASLADLVWETKLPSNYKFLVEKILQESPASLSKKEIYARLCHANCFDGGTKQAWLDKSSGKICLSVSYKALRITGIDDRRYWNHIPSEESRFNTIAYLQQIWWFEVVGEMEFEFPPDTYTLSFRLQLGKASKRFGRRICNIDQVHGWNIKPVQFQLSTSSGQQVSSECYLHEQGNWIYYDIGEFTVEKPHTQIKIKFSMMQIDCTHPKGGVCLDSVFICPSELSQKLNQN